CGTGATGAGCGCGGCGGTGAACTTGTTGGTGTCAACCGGCGCGCCGGCCTGCTCGACGATGGAGGTGGCGCGGCGCACGAGATCCTCGGGCCAGTGGGCGGGATCGCTGTTGAGGTTGAGGCCGAGGCCGAGGACGATGTCGCGGATGTGGTCGGCGTCCATGCGCGCCTCGGTGAGGATGCCGCCGGCCTTGCGCTGGTCGAAGAGGATGTCGTTGGGCCACTTGATGCCGGGGGAGGTGCCGGTGAAGGCGGCGATGAAGTCGCAGATATGGACGCCCATCCACAGGGTGAAGGTCTGCATGCGCACCGGCGCGAGCAGGGGGCGGAAGGCGAAGCTGATGTAGAGATTGCCGTTGGCCTCGCTATGCCAGGTGCGCCCGAAGCGTCCCCGGCCCTTGGTCTGGCGGCGGGCGATGACGACGAGCGGAGTGGAGCGGCCGGCGGCAAGCAGGCGGGCGGCCTCGTCGTTGGTGCTGTCGATGTGGCTGACATACTCGAGGCCGAAAGGGGGATGCTTCGCGGGGAGATAGGCGCGGATGAGGTCGGGGTGCGGCGCGGAGGGGCGCTTGGTGAGACGGTAGCCGCGCGCCCGGACGGCCTCGAACTCGAAGCCTTGATCGCGAAGTTTTTCCATGTGCTGCCAGATGGCGACACGGCTCATGCCAAGTTTCTCGGCCAGGGTGGAGCCGGAGACAAATTCGTTTTCGTTCGAAACAAGGACGCGGAGGATGACAGTCTCGGGCGAAGGGCGCATGGGGAAATAGGGAATTAGAAATTAAAAATTAGGAATCAAGAAGGAGATGCTGCCGCGCTGGTGGCGGACGGGATGAGCTTTTGAATTTTCGTCTTTTGAGATTTTTTGGAAATCTGGAATTTTTCCGCAGGCGTTTGTCGCTTCGCGCCGTCAGGCGCGCCAGTCGAGGGCGATGTCGGTCCAGATGCTTTGGTGGACGAGCGCGCCGGTGGAGACGAAGTCGAGGCCGAGGCGGGCAAGCTTGGGCAGCGTTTTCAGCGTGATGC
This genomic stretch from Termitidicoccus mucosus harbors:
- a CDS encoding biotin--[acetyl-CoA-carboxylase] ligase, whose product is MRPSPETVILRVLVSNENEFVSGSTLAEKLGMSRVAIWQHMEKLRDQGFEFEAVRARGYRLTKRPSAPHPDLIRAYLPAKHPPFGLEYVSHIDSTNDEAARLLAAGRSTPLVVIARRQTKGRGRFGRTWHSEANGNLYISFAFRPLLAPVRMQTFTLWMGVHICDFIAAFTGTSPGIKWPNDILFDQRKAGGILTEARMDADHIRDIVLGLGLNLNSDPAHWPEDLVRRATSIVEQAGAPVDTNKFTAALITRVLSAYEQFVAEPCPDVFADLWQKYDLLRGRTVAILNGEERIAGSVSGVDAEGSLILRDAAGKTLRFRAGEVTIEKSDK